The Streptomyces sp. TG1A-8 nucleotide sequence AGCGGGAGGCGCTGCTGGCGCACGAGCGGGCCCATCTGCGGTGCGGGCACCATGTCTTCCAGACCGTCTGGCGGCTCGCGGCGGCCGCGAATCCGCTGCTGCGGCCGCTGGCCACCGCGGGCGACTTCGTCCTGAAGCGCTGGGCCGACGAGGTGGCGGCGCGTGCCGGCGACCGTACGGTCGCCGCCCGCGCGGTGGCCCGGGCCGCCCTCGCGTCCACCGCGCACTCGTCCCGGGGCGCGGCGCTGGCCGCGACCGGCGGCGCGGTCCCGCAGCGGGTTCGGGCCCTGCTGGCGCCACCGCCCCGGCTCCGCGTCCTGCCTTTCGTCGTGGGCGGGATGCTGCTCGGCCTGTGCTGCGCGAGCCTGGCCAACGCGGCCTCCGACAGCGAGGCGATGGTCGACAGCGCCCAGTACGCGACATATGCGGCGTCCGCCCACCGACCCGCGCCCGGGCACCGGTCCGGCGTCCGCGGTGACGGGGCCGACGCCGATGAGCGGCGGGACCGCATGCAGCACGGGCAGCAGTCACCAGTGCCGCACACCGGTCAGACACACGAGGGCGCCGCCGTCGGCCAGGACTGACCGAGGACGCCGGGAGGGTCGTGGCAGATCCGATGGGGCGCCGGCCGGAGGCCGGTGTCACCGCCGCCGCGCCGTCGACTGGCCCAGGCAATCGGAGTGTTCGGGCGGCGATCGGGCGTTCGGATCGCGTGTCGGGTCGGCGTCGTGGTTGGGCGCGATGTCCGGGGGGAGCCGTTTCCGGGTAAGTCGGAGGCGCTCTTCGTCACCTGGCCCGCCGCAGG carries:
- a CDS encoding M56 family metallopeptidase; the encoded protein is MRISVYIPFLLTVVLAAFAPRSARRLPPCPAAWALACVALVTVVGWLGSLALLAFTGLAQMPEVAEEGRWSVSALRAADPVHLVIAVGSALALLIASVALAAAAVRQARHVRWARRECARLPGDTELVVLDDDSPLAFALPGAPGRIVVSRGMLRCLADGEREALLAHERAHLRCGHHVFQTVWRLAAAANPLLRPLATAGDFVLKRWADEVAARAGDRTVAARAVARAALASTAHSSRGAALAATGGAVPQRVRALLAPPPRLRVLPFVVGGMLLGLCCASLANAASDSEAMVDSAQYATYAASAHRPAPGHRSGVRGDGADADERRDRMQHGQQSPVPHTGQTHEGAAVGQD